The DNA region ttcgttgaaaatatttttcgactgAAAACATCTTATGTCAAAACAGAGTCTAAATATGTGTTGACGAAAAGCATTCTTTGTCAAAACAAACGGAGTTTAAATGTGTATTGGAatataaatttatcaatttctattaacttaagcaATTGAGAtaaaagtgatgatttaacgACACACCTTGGAATAATATGCTGGCTGATCTAACAAAGCTGATCAAGAAACTCTTAGGAAAAGCAATTCCCATGAGAGTGGTGGCCAAAGAAACAGCAACAAGAAATTGCAGAAGCAAATGGTATTGGCCTTCGGGACCCATGTGGTCGCTTGAGTGAaggtgaaaaagaagaagctctTGCGCAAAGGCAATAGCGCCAAGCAGAAGGGTTAGCCCATATTGAGCTTTTGCGACGATTCGATGTCGATCAAGAAGCATAGCCAACGAGGCGTAGACGAGTAAAGTCAATGATATGTTGGAGTGCTCGAAGTTTCGGAGGTGGTTGGAGGGGATGGTCCCATCCGGGTCGAGCGGTTGGTGGCGGTCGGGGCCAATGAAGAGCTCGACGGCTACGGAGGCACAGCTGCCTGCCATGATGAAGAAGAGCTCCAAGTACTTGAATGTGGAGGTGGGAAACCATGGGGGAGAGACGTAAGAAGTTGGGTGCTGAGCATGGAGCTTGATGTGGTTGAAGAGGTGCCATAAACCGATGACAAAGAAGCCAATGCCTGGTGCAACATGTCCTGCCAAACTCCCCATGTTTTtttacaaagagagagagagagagatgcacaAGGATTGGGGGGGAAAGTGGGGATTTTAAAGAGTGTCTGGGGTTGAATCACTGAGGAAGGTGTGATTATAATTAGTTGGGTTGATAATTATTGCATATCTACTCCACCATATTTAAGCACTAATTTGGGCTAAGCTCTTGAGCCTGGTCAGGTGAGTTCGTTCAAAATTTGAAGCCCAAATTTGGCCCCAGTTGTGCTTAATTAATAGATCTACCCAGACAAAGCTTGACCGTAGGCTTCTTTAGAAATATTactatagtttttattataatttttttacaaatttacgtgataattcatattttgtgaaaataaatgTTACATGGCAGCCTATATTTTAGTGACTAATGTATTCGATTAGTGTTATGTCAGTTTATAAACTTAATCGTTACGTAACGGTTTGCATTTTAGTGGCTAATTAGCGTGACAAGTATCACATGAATCGTCACATCAGTTTGTATGCAATAAAAGTCATAATATTCCTAACAATGATCTCTTATGTAATTGATGGCAATCATTATCTTACATTCTATTGACATATTTATGAAATAGTACTTATATTATGGTATCATcttattgcctttttttttttttttttttcattagaggTCCGCGAATCTATGAAGTATACATAGGGATGGAACCAATGGCCGGGGTCcaagcttaattaatttttaagtttaatccCTTATTCATCCTTGGCCATTCGATGAGAAATCAAAGTTCCGCCCCTGAATATACAACGTACAAGAGATGAATACCCACTCTCATCTATCTCCTTGGCCCTTAGATGTAGACATTACCAACAGAGATAGTTGCCACACAAAACTATTCATTGTCACTTTCAAAGTTTGGAATGATTTTGATCTTCAATGGCTCATCATGTCAAAGAAACTTCGCAGATGTTGCATGGGGAAGTTTCTAGGTGTTTTGGTTGATCACGTCCTTTGTTAATCTACATGAAATTTACTGTCCTTAATTAGTCTCCAAGGACTATTGTTTTTCTACACGAAAAATCTTGTGTTAGAAGTTGATCATATTGCATGCATCTTCCTGGAAGGAGCTTAGAAATCGTCCTCAGGTGCCTTTGAGCTTTCATTCCGATAGTAAGTTATTTCAAATTCGATTGTAATTGACCACATGAAAAGTTTTGGTTCAATTGCCACCTGTAATTTTCTAGATATAGTCTACATCAAAACACTGACATTTCAGGTACGTACAAGAATATATGTACCTTagcttgtatatatatacattcataATTACAAGTAAGGCTTTTGCTTAAGAGTTAAGACTTAAATTAAAGACAAATTAACATCAATACAATACAAACGTTAAAGAGAAAACCAGAAAGGACCACGACATGGAAAGTGAAATGGGAGAAGCTTGATTATTGGCAGCTGATGATAATCACTTGCATGTGCACATGCATTCACCAAGCACGTTTACAAGTAATATTGGCCAGCACGAAAGATTAAATGATTGAACAAACAACGATCTTAACATTAAATAAGGAAGTTTCCCATGCTTCAATTCCACccttttttgagaaaaagagagtgGCAATACCACCAACTAGCTAGGTTCTTCTTGTAGGGTTCAATTAGGTTCGTCTTAATCTGTGTCATTTTTGTTTCGGTAATCGCTTTATGCGGCACATGAGAGGATCGAGTCACTTGTTTGTTCCATTTCTTaccatttgtttgtatttttgcaCTTCTTTCGTTTTGGGTTGTTGTTTGGACCGGAGCCCAccaattttttagtgttttgattccttgtaacccttttctcatttaattaaaaataaataataaataattaggtTATTGCAAAGCAATCGAAGACAAGCACAAAGCTCAAAAAGTTATGAAAATCCCCCATATTTGTCCTCAAATCAATGTCCACAAGCTCGCacgttaaaatgaaaaattggcATATATAAGTAAACTCAACGACGATCTACCTTATAATTGGGTGTTTGAATTACATGTAATTTAGGCACTCTATAAAGATGAGTGTTATGCACAAGTTCGGGCAGCGAAACCCATCTACCCCTAAGCGGCTAAGCCCCCTATCTGTCTAAGCCTCACAACCTCCTCTCTATAGAGTGCACAAATTGCGTGCAATTCGGACACTCTAATTATAAGAGATTTCCTTGACGTGGAGTTGATTGAGCTTCAAATTAATGGATCAAAATTAGATTAAGCACTACATATACATGGAAGACAAATCTTATAAAAGGTTTATACATAATTATGATCACATGCATGGGGATATGACCAAGTGTTAAATGTCccttaataataaaattttagatcatgttattaattaataaaaaattctatcaTATTCGCGTGTAAGGAACATTTTGCAGTATATATAAATGAGTTGATATATATCTTTATCACACTGAACCAACTAGCACGTTCAAGCTTATTAGAAGTTGGCATCTTTAATAAAGTTAAGAGTTCTTGATTCGTTGAGTTGGGTCCGACCAAAAGAGTGAGGGAATCGAAATAAACCATAGAGATTGGTTTAATCAAATATTATTCTAATGGTTATTACAACGGCTCTATTTGTTAATGTGGTTTGgtgggtattttttgttttgtttgaaaaaatattatggTGTGATATAAACGTGATGGATGTGAGAATTAAGGTTTAATATGAGTAAACTGtagaaatttgtaatatttaGAAAACATTGCAGCTAATCATATAGATTAGGAGGTTGATTAGAGTATACTTAGAAATCTTTTAAAGTAGCCAATTAAGCAGCCCAACTGGCCGATGATGCTTTTCATTGTTTTTGGATGAAATGTACGTGGCCGGAGATATATAGTGGTTAATTAGTTACTATAAAGGGATTATGATGCTTTAATTACATATGTTTTTCCTAATGTTTGGTCAAAGAGATTATTTTATTGACTTGGTAAGTTCTTAATTACTCTAGCCATATTCGTAggagattaattaattagggCACGTTTGTGGTTACGTGGCAAGGCAAAGTGACATGCAAGCAAGTGAAGCAAAAGGATAAGTTAATCAATCAATTAATAGAGAAGTAGTAGAGCTTATTCAGGGGAACTAAGAAGTTAGGTGCAACAACTAAAATTCTATCGTACGTGGCAGAAATCTTAGGCGTTACTTatgctattatatatatctttatcTTTCTAATTTCCTTCTCATAATCTTGCTGCACTTTAAGGCTTCATATATAGCTTGTTTGAACCATGGAATAAAGTTACATTATGCATGCTATTTTAAACTATGTTAGTTTGCTTTGAAGGCTTAGGGTGCTGTGCTTCCACCTACCTTAAAGTAATAATGAAGCTCAAAATTTCTTGAATTATTCTACTAAAACAAAAGGTTGGAATAGAACAACAATTCCTAgctattattttgtttagtgaTAACATGAGGCTTCATTAGAATTGAATCAAAGTTTTGAAAATACACAAggtttatatataaaagaattcttaatattttataagtgGCCGACCATCCTAATAGAACACTGGGCCAGAGTGGACAAGACTAACCCCAACGAGTATCAGGGATGGCCGCAACCACCCCTGACGACACTTGGGGGATGACCGCAACCATCCCCAATGTTCAGTTagggtggccggtcaccccaTGGGTGATCAGCCACccataaaatagtaaaaatgtcctttttttaaaaaaaaaattataaattctgggtttaaaaataataataataataataataggtaTTTTGAGAactccatttttttcttaaataatagTTATTTCTCTTTATAGTGGGAATGTTTATTCcaccaaacaaataataacTATTTCTATAGAATTGTCAATTCATTTAAGGTGTCTATTGTGCATACCAAACATGTCCTATACTCTTCAAATAACACAGTCATATCATAGTTCCATTTATTCAGTTCCAACGAAGCAATTTTTAAATTCAGAAATAAAGCAACCCACATGAATCACATTGGCTCTTGCTTCagagagagtttttttaaattttttttttattatatatatatatatatatatatatatatatataataaaatatatgagaaacCTTCTATTTCAGTGTGAATCATAGTTGTTCTTAACAAAAAGTTGAATGTATATAGATGTGTTAGAAAAGGGATAATGTTGTAATCAGCTTGCTATTCAAAGTAGTGCAATATATATC from Corylus avellana chromosome ca10, CavTom2PMs-1.0 includes:
- the LOC132164345 gene encoding uncharacterized protein LOC132164345, translated to MGSLAGHVAPGIGFFVIGLWHLFNHIKLHAQHPTSYVSPPWFPTSTFKYLELFFIMAGSCASVAVELFIGPDRHQPLDPDGTIPSNHLRNFEHSNISLTLLVYASLAMLLDRHRIVAKAQYGLTLLLGAIAFAQELLLFHLHSSDHMGPEGQYHLLLQFLVAVSLATTLMGIAFPKSFLISFVRSASILFQGIWFVVMGFMLWTPALIPKGCFMHDEDGRKMVKCSDEESLHRAKSLINIQFSWFLISITIFTVCFYLVLVKAYGEKVHYVSLTKEEEQEKDFDDLESQKKIKLGESVSLIQMGKAF